The Spirochaeta lutea genome window below encodes:
- a CDS encoding ribose-phosphate diphosphokinase: MNCGFSIVTTRSMQWFCNSVTQQLRTFPDYYDRNFQTGVSGRMQTRTFADGEMEVEILTSLRGKQVFLLASCARNAAGIPLNEAKVELYHAVDAIRRSAAQRIILIEPYMTCSRSDRTTRRNSVGFWVHYKTLASLGINHIITYQLHSDKSKTAVDPTRVLIDDVPVTGLLMEYIARTSTDLLGSSSAQGVKNWAFCSVDAGGEGLARQYAKAFGADLIIAHKKRNYNRANSIESIKVLSDTSLQNKTIWIVDDMIDTGGSLYALVKELRNRGVGSVHVAVVHPVFSQPAVERLAELSEAGFIDRMVVVETVEITPEIKKKLNRLEIVSPSRLTAEIILRVYDQDSLSPFFEEPNLGNLLNGKGTYNLNL, from the coding sequence ATGAACTGTGGATTCTCCATCGTTACCACCCGATCTATGCAGTGGTTCTGTAATTCTGTGACCCAACAACTACGTACCTTTCCCGATTATTATGATCGTAATTTTCAGACCGGCGTTTCTGGTAGAATGCAGACACGAACCTTTGCTGACGGCGAGATGGAGGTGGAAATCCTTACCAGTTTACGTGGGAAACAGGTATTTTTACTGGCTAGTTGTGCCCGAAATGCAGCAGGGATTCCCCTCAACGAGGCGAAGGTGGAATTGTACCATGCTGTTGATGCCATTCGCCGTTCAGCTGCACAGCGGATAATTCTTATTGAACCCTATATGACATGCTCCCGTTCGGACAGGACTACGAGGCGTAACTCCGTGGGGTTCTGGGTACATTACAAAACACTTGCAAGCTTGGGGATCAATCATATAATCACCTATCAACTACACAGCGATAAATCAAAGACAGCAGTAGATCCCACCAGGGTACTTATTGATGATGTCCCAGTAACAGGGTTATTAATGGAGTACATCGCCAGAACCTCCACAGACCTATTGGGGTCTTCCTCAGCCCAAGGGGTTAAGAATTGGGCCTTTTGTTCAGTGGATGCTGGGGGTGAAGGATTAGCCCGGCAATACGCAAAAGCGTTCGGCGCTGATTTAATCATTGCACATAAAAAGAGAAATTATAATCGTGCTAACTCAATAGAGAGCATCAAGGTTCTATCAGATACATCCCTTCAAAATAAAACAATCTGGATTGTGGACGATATGATAGACACCGGGGGTTCTCTGTATGCTTTGGTAAAGGAACTGAGAAATCGTGGTGTTGGTTCCGTTCATGTAGCCGTAGTGCATCCGGTATTTTCACAGCCAGCGGTGGAACGCCTTGCTGAGCTCAGCGAAGCGGGGTTCATAGACAGAATGGTGGTTGTAGAAACTGTAGAAATAACCCCAGAAATAAAGAAAAAACTAAACCGCCTGGAAATTGTTTCTCCATCACGCCTGACTGCTGAGATTATTCTGCGCGTGTATGATCAGGATTCTTTGTCCCCCTTCTTCGAGGAGCCAAATCTTGGAAATTTACTAAACGGAAAAGGCACGTATAATCTAAATCTTTGA
- the recA gene encoding recombinase RecA, which produces MAKGTPKELHSPSNQQEKIKALEAARLQIEQQFGKGSLMKLGTGVERINIECIPSGSILLDEALGLGGYPKGRIIEIYGPESSGKTTLALHAIAETQKRGGIAAFIDAEHALDPVYARNLGVNIDELWVSQPDNGEQALEIAESLVRSGAVDMIVVDSVAALTPQAEIQGEMGDSHVGLQARLMSQALRKLTGTISKSGACLVFINQIRMKIGVMFGNPETTTGGNALKFYASVRLEVRRVETITQGSDNAIGNTVRVKVVKNKVAPPFKKVEMDIMFGKGVSWSGSLLDAAVKYDMIKKSGSWYSFGEERIGQGKENAKTFLESNPEIATKLEKSLREQLFPNEILVGSDPKPETGKDEKKQADQKTTGKSTNSKELF; this is translated from the coding sequence ATGGCTAAAGGAACTCCCAAGGAATTACACAGTCCTAGTAACCAACAAGAAAAAATCAAGGCACTAGAAGCCGCCCGACTCCAGATTGAACAACAATTCGGAAAAGGGTCCCTCATGAAGCTGGGTACAGGGGTAGAACGAATAAATATCGAGTGTATTCCCTCCGGTTCTATCCTTTTAGATGAAGCACTAGGCCTTGGGGGTTACCCCAAAGGCAGGATCATTGAAATATATGGTCCCGAGTCCAGCGGAAAAACAACCTTGGCGCTGCATGCTATTGCGGAAACGCAAAAACGCGGCGGAATAGCCGCATTCATTGATGCGGAGCATGCCCTTGATCCAGTATATGCCCGAAACCTCGGTGTCAATATAGATGAGCTTTGGGTCAGCCAGCCGGATAATGGAGAACAGGCACTAGAGATTGCGGAAAGTCTGGTCCGTTCTGGTGCAGTCGATATGATTGTTGTCGATTCAGTGGCAGCCCTTACCCCCCAAGCAGAGATCCAGGGAGAAATGGGGGACAGCCACGTCGGTCTACAAGCACGCCTAATGAGCCAAGCCTTACGGAAACTGACTGGAACGATCTCAAAATCCGGGGCCTGTCTGGTCTTTATCAACCAGATTAGAATGAAGATAGGGGTTATGTTTGGCAACCCGGAAACAACCACCGGAGGGAACGCCTTAAAGTTTTACGCATCTGTACGGCTTGAAGTCCGCCGGGTAGAAACCATTACCCAAGGTTCAGACAACGCCATCGGGAATACTGTTCGTGTTAAGGTGGTGAAAAACAAGGTTGCTCCTCCCTTTAAAAAGGTAGAGATGGATATCATGTTCGGTAAAGGTGTGTCGTGGTCGGGAAGTCTGCTCGATGCCGCAGTTAAATACGACATGATCAAAAAAAGTGGCTCTTGGTATTCCTTCGGCGAAGAACGGATCGGCCAAGGAAAGGAAAATGCAAAAACCTTTCTTGAGTCTAATCCTGAAATTGCCACAAAATTGGAAAAATCACTACGAGAGCAACTGTTCCCCAATGAAATTCTGGTTGGCAGCGATCCCAAACCGGAAACAGGGAAGGATGAAAAGAAACAAGCTGACCAGAAAACAACAGGGAAGAGTACGAACTCGAAGGAACTCTTTTAA
- the folK gene encoding 2-amino-4-hydroxy-6-hydroxymethyldihydropteridine diphosphokinase, protein MRVVIGLGGNVGNVPKTFEEAISHIQYRILRYHRGYLKKIAPLISSDPVDYLEQPRFLNTGILLQWSSSLHQLLRICQEIETALGRDREHEIIKGPRPIDIDILYAGRNHVLRHPRITVPHPRLHQRGFALITLLSLLPSAVDPLTDRAYQAYLEEVSTQGIYYEEWEYYNAATKEMRGVHGSITNAPGGGDSKTDLSDPGF, encoded by the coding sequence GTGAGAGTGGTGATAGGCCTGGGGGGAAATGTAGGGAATGTGCCCAAGACCTTTGAGGAGGCAATTTCACATATACAATATCGGATACTTCGTTATCATCGGGGGTATTTAAAGAAGATCGCCCCCCTGATCTCATCCGATCCAGTCGACTACCTTGAACAACCGCGCTTTCTCAACACGGGGATTTTACTTCAATGGTCCAGTTCATTACACCAATTATTACGCATATGCCAAGAGATTGAAACAGCACTTGGACGTGACCGGGAACATGAGATCATTAAAGGTCCCAGACCCATAGATATCGACATTTTGTACGCTGGCAGAAACCATGTTCTGCGCCATCCCAGGATCACCGTACCTCATCCTAGGCTTCATCAACGGGGATTTGCCCTGATCACCCTTTTAAGCCTATTGCCTAGCGCGGTAGATCCATTGACCGACCGCGCCTATCAAGCATACCTGGAGGAAGTTTCTACCCAGGGTATTTACTATGAGGAATGGGAATACTATAATGCCGCCACCAAGGAGATGCGCGGAGTTCATGGATCAATTACCAATGCCCCTGGAGGAGGGGACTCAAAAACAGACCTTTCGGATCCAGGATTTTGA
- a CDS encoding segregation and condensation protein A, protein MDQLPMPLEEGTQKQTFRIQDFEGPLDLLLFLIKKNEVNIYDIPIAQVTEQYVSYLNDDVNRDLDNLTDFYLMAATLLYIKSRMLLPVEIDLDDELGDPRKDLVERLIEYQRFKKLSDLMIERNDDTDVLIERRGSQRTIPFGVEDPWQDIEVWDLLKSFSTVMAGLTSEKIINLYEEVSVNEKISLIYELLEEHEHFSFQDLITKQNSVMELVCAFLAVLETVKMRQIRIQQHVFFGDIRIIRREDAADFTIDESIEEEGG, encoded by the coding sequence ATGGATCAATTACCAATGCCCCTGGAGGAGGGGACTCAAAAACAGACCTTTCGGATCCAGGATTTTGAGGGACCTCTCGACTTATTACTATTTCTAATTAAAAAAAATGAAGTAAATATCTATGATATCCCGATTGCCCAGGTGACAGAACAGTATGTTAGTTACCTAAATGATGACGTAAATAGAGATTTAGATAATTTGACGGATTTCTACCTTATGGCTGCGACCCTGCTCTATATAAAAAGCAGGATGCTCCTTCCAGTCGAGATCGATCTCGATGACGAGCTAGGTGACCCGCGTAAAGATCTTGTAGAACGGCTCATAGAATACCAGCGCTTTAAAAAATTGTCGGATCTTATGATTGAACGAAATGATGATACAGATGTATTAATCGAACGAAGGGGAAGTCAAAGGACTATTCCTTTCGGGGTTGAGGATCCCTGGCAGGATATAGAGGTATGGGATCTACTGAAATCTTTTTCCACTGTTATGGCCGGATTGACCTCTGAAAAAATCATTAATCTGTATGAAGAGGTTTCGGTTAACGAAAAAATCAGTCTAATTTATGAACTTTTAGAGGAACATGAGCATTTCTCATTCCAGGATCTTATCACAAAACAGAATTCAGTTATGGAGTTGGTCTGCGCATTTCTCGCAGTATTAGAAACGGTAAAAATGCGGCAAATCCGCATTCAACAGCATGTTTTCTTCGGTGACATCCGTATAATTCGGCGGGAAGATGCTGCCGATTTTACCATAGATGAGTCCATCGAGGAGGAAGGAGGTTGA
- the scpB gene encoding SMC-Scp complex subunit ScpB: MKLKRETALIEAVLFLETEPISIKSLSKITGLSPDAVETVVAQLSELYNEDEVHGLELSQLDDGYLFIPKASLWNSLKHRYGRKNENKLSRAAMETLSIIAYSQPITRGEIENIRGVASDSMIKLLATKELIKEVGKKDAPGRPAQYGTTRQFLKVFRLSSIADLPKLDELESERFKLNAT; encoded by the coding sequence TTGAAGCTGAAACGAGAAACTGCCCTTATCGAAGCGGTTCTTTTTCTAGAAACAGAGCCCATATCTATTAAATCACTCTCAAAAATAACCGGGCTATCGCCGGATGCTGTGGAAACCGTTGTGGCACAACTATCGGAACTCTACAATGAGGATGAGGTCCATGGGCTTGAGCTAAGTCAATTGGACGATGGCTATCTCTTTATACCGAAGGCATCTCTGTGGAATTCCTTGAAACATCGCTATGGCAGGAAGAACGAAAATAAACTAAGCCGAGCAGCCATGGAGACCCTGTCAATCATAGCGTACTCCCAGCCTATAACAAGAGGTGAAATTGAGAATATTCGAGGCGTAGCATCGGACAGTATGATCAAACTACTTGCAACTAAAGAACTAATAAAAGAGGTCGGTAAAAAAGATGCACCAGGTAGACCGGCCCAATATGGAACAACCAGGCAATTTTTAAAGGTATTTCGCCTTTCTAGTATTGCCGACCTACCCAAACTAGACGAACTGGAAAGCGAAAGATTTAAATTAAATGCAACATAA